The Cyprinus carpio isolate SPL01 chromosome B22, ASM1834038v1, whole genome shotgun sequence genome contains the following window.
CAACGGCTTAGTTGTTCAAGACTTTCAGTAGCCTATCAGTATTGACCTTATCAGTGAGTGATGAGACACACACTGACTGAAGGTGCAATGAACACTTTCTTCTGACtcattattcttattcttctctCATATTTCCAGCTCCTGTGACTGTTCCTGTAATCAGCAGTACCtcttcatcagcagcagcagttgTGCCAAAATGTGAACATCTTAACATCACTGAACTCTGTCAGGTACATGCAGGTACGTCAATGTTTGCTGTTGACAGACTGCTAAACTTTTAAAATGCCAATAGCTAAAATGCCAATagctaaaaaagcaaaaatacataaataataataataaaaaaaacttgttctcACTTATTCTTAGCAGATTTGAGTTTTTGCAGataatatattcttaatattattgtaaCTGAGTTCGTAAAAGAGACTGTTAGAATCACAAGTCTGTTTTATCATTgctcatttgtttttatgtatttatttatttgttttttttcttcataagtTCATGTCCACAGTTGTGATTCTACtaaagctgtgatccgattggtcgtcACTGCTCTGATGGGCGTGGCTGCTGCAGCGGCTGTTTTTCTTCTGGTCAATGACGTCAGAGCTACATGAggttaaaaatgaaagtgaaagtgacgtgacatacagccaagtatggtgacccatactcagaattcgtgctcagcatttaacacacacacacacacacacacacacacacacacacacacacacacacacacacacacacacacacacacacacacacaatgtgaacacacacccggagcagacAGAAAACAGATAGACTTCATATACTAAAACGAAGCTTTGCTTACCAATGCTCTCTTTTGAATCGTAAAAACTTCATTACCTGAATTGTGTCAATTTTGTGTACATCAGGGCCACCTGGTGTCCAAAACGATGAATATAcatcaataattaattttactctGTAGTGGCATCTTTATATGGCTTTATTAGTTAAaatcctttcttcttcttcttcttcttctttttatcatatatatacatgcaaCTGAACTATACAGTGATATATTTCTCAACTGAACTATACAGTTCGGTCAATCTAAACTCAATAACCTGGCTTCGGGCTTAAAGCccccgtcctggtctgaacatctgaactcatgaggaaatataCATGTGTAAAAAGGCAGAATATAGCCATATTCAATGTATTTTCtaacatgcataaatgtaacgTTGATTAACAATTATTCAAGAAATAttataagtaatattattatGACGGCCACTGTAGATCTGcgattttttattttccattggGATGCTTTTGTCAGCACACTGAAATTAGAGAAATGTGAAATCAGAGTTTTGTACAAAGAAACACTACAGAAAACAGTGATGCATTATCTTACCTCACACTTGGAATTTCTACAGAACTGCAGAACATCATTTTCTTTACGTGGCTAATCTGAAAAACAATCGCACACAGTTAAATGCTAATTTTGCAAAATTGAGATGTTTTCCTTTTGCTATAGTATCTAGGTGATACTTGCCATTTTATATCTCCTGTGGTAATAGTAAAACGCAGCTGCACCCACGAGCAGAAAAACACCAACACCAACAACAATCCCTGCTACAGTAGCTGGAGGCAGACCTGAATCTGGAACAGCTAAAGAGAGACAGTCATTAGTGTGAATGTGTCTGATTTATAACAAACATTGtgagcaatgttccctctaacCTGCTTGTCTGTCGTGACcctgcagaagaaataatgtgccacGTAATCGCAACAATGAGTTGGGAGAACCTGCGTGGGCAAACCGCTATAGAGTTGGTGTCGCTATAGAGTTTGGACCTGGTGAATGTGGTTTAGTTTTAGGTTCGGAGTAGCTGCAGAAACTAAATTCTTTAATGTTTGCAGAGGAAATGGCTCAACATGAGAATCAATGCAAACACAATGACATGTGAAATtaaacgtcatcatgtattaaagattGGCTTGATTAAGTGAAGGAAATAGTGGATGATGAATGGCACAGAACGGTAATTAATTTGTCAACAATTCTTGgtgagattttttctttttggttatgTTAGATAACTATATAAGAATTCAggttcacattaaaataaaaaacaaacaaaaaaaaaaccttagtttACAGATTTGgtttaaagatttctatttgttttctgtatattattctattctattctattctattctattctattctattctattctatcagtttaaatgcttcagtttgtttttatattatattatattatatgtgaccctctctgtgaaatccaggctaaagtctcaatatctaattatgagataacaagcatcaaagtttgatctCAACCATTAATTTCATTATGATTTTAATCTTTGACATGGTCTTACTCAGtcagtaataaaaatatcaatgtaacattttcacagactttttctttaccttatgaatgattattttatatagaaatcacccaaaaaaattacttAACTTGGGTTTTCACAGACAGTCACATTTTAGGCCTGTATTATATacccaataaataaatgacctcAACAAAGGAATTCATGAGCAATATctgcttatttttttcatattatatattatattattataaagaagTGAACTGTTctgcgtgattttttttttattattatttttattatttatacagcaTTGTAAAAAATGATTTCTCAGGTAACCTAGAATGTGCATCATTTAGTTACATTAAGGGTCAAATCAcatataaatagcacattaaagttaaaaattacaCACTCTTTGTGTGCGAGCGCTGTACAGGTCtggtttaaagaatgtttttgctcaggtggccgaaatgtccgtCCAATAGagacatattttgaaaaaacaccaaaaaaacattaaagtttcATTTAGAATATTAAAGGGCTGTTGAGACTGCACTTAAACCCGGGGTAAATTATAAGCAGTGTGAAACACAAAGAAAGATAACCCCGGTAACCCAATGACCCACGGTTGATGATTTCAAGTAGGGCTTTGCGTAGACAGTGAATCGATTTGATTCATGATTCAAGAACGGTTTTTGCAAATTCAAAACAATTTGATTCCAGAAGATTCACAATTCAATTTGATTCAATGAACAATTTGATTCGGCATTCTTTAAGGTTATTTGCACTTCCccaaattctttaaatgcttagtcaggaTGCAAATTACACGGCAGCCTTAATGGAGCACCTCTGTATAATGTGAGCTTCTTTatcttattttcataaaataaaatgctgtaaaagtacttTTTAGTTTAGCAGTACTGGACATGAGtactaaggagagatcacacattGGCTGCTCAAAAAAATTGTCTGAGAGCTACGGAGCGCAAGTGCAATTCTGTGACAGGCAGTAAATAGTGGAGCGAGCACGTGAAGAAAATATGTGAGGTCATGAATAATGCTGTTTaaggtctccattaatttgtgcttgtagaaattttatgtgtatatatcgTTATAGAAATAACAATTCATTCAACTCTTAGCGTTTTAAATCAATTACTGTCCAAAATCAACGATTCAAAAGTCCATGTTTCGagatcgatgcatatgcatcATCAGGGTTTCCAATCAATGCATCGAGAAAATGAGCGAATTGTAACACCCCCAATTTCAAGTCTGAAAAGCCCTTAAGAATTCTGTTACATGATTTGTTGCATGAGTGGTAGTGTTTACTAAGTGACTAGGGGCCCATTTAAGTTTAAACTtaaactctgagttgacttacgCTGAGATTGGAAACGCTTAAGTTTTTGgattcagaacagctgaattgaaTTTGTTCAATCAACTCTGAGTTAGGCGAAAGCACCACAACTATTTAAAGCCATGATCAGTGGAGCTCCGAAATTATGATTCACAATGGCAAAAAGCACTCGACAAAACGAGTTCTGCATACTTCAGAGTCAACATGTAAGTTTGATTCTTAACCTTTGTTATAATATCagaggtgaaaactggcagaatGGTAAGTTATTGAACTAAGTTCCCAGTATTCCATGAGGAAAAGAAAAACTGGTGGCAGCAGCTACAGTAAAAATggagtataaaaataattcaattagGTAAAGCTTTAAGCATAAAAGGTTTGTAGACTACAagactttacaaacatttgaaatattaattaaccCTTACCCGTCCCttgggtcattttgacccaaaagtcattttaaagatttttttaaaattaaactttgatCGTTATGGTATgagacttttttttacttttgtcacACTTGAACCGGGAATAccgggagtttttttttttgttgttgttgagtgaATTTGAGCAGTTTAAGTGGGTGCtataaaaaagtatcaaaattgTCCATTGCGGATCATTTTGACCCGCCACTGGAAAAACGTGGAATTTAcgaaaaattttatttaattttgtcacaCTTGAGTTGATTCAAGGATTCTATGTGTAATGAAATAAggtgtaataaaaaaagtaacaaaagtgtcTCTCGTGGGTCATTTTGACATGGAATGGAATGTCcgggaaattttattttatttatttatttattttattttttactatttaaaatctgACACAATCCAGAAAAGATGCATACCTAAACAAAGGGCTGAGACTGCAGAATGTCCCCAATGCACAAAAAACTCACATACccacacacactggcacacacacacaaacaatcacatggcacacacacaccattgaaACACATTatagcatttataatgtttctgcTGGGAAATGCCTGTCAATTAGaatttgttttagaatttttggGGTGGAGACCAATGAgttcaaattacatttatatttttaaatgtatcttttatatttattacatatttatgaaaCTGTATGAATATGTTTggattaaaattctttttttttttatatatatatatatatatattatatatatatatatatatatataattctttttttttttatatatatatgttttgatatataccTGAAAGCCTTGAGATATATCTGAAAGTTTAATGAAGCCTCAAGTTAGTGTAGTTTTAAAGATTTCACTAGTTTGGCTCATTTAAGAATCTCTATAGGATACAATAGGCCCCTCTAGTGGCTGTaatcataaaatgcaattttatgtcATCTTTCCCCATCAGATGTCATCAGAAACACTCAGTGACCTAGGTCCTGATGGATCATCACATTTAAAGTATACATATGCAGAAATTgtgtctttctttgtttttgttttgttttttgggggtgaaaaaatgtaaaaaatatgcaaattttcaTACAAATATCCAGaatttaatgtgattaaaataaaaacaccaaataataataataataaaacctacataataaataaacatttttaaaacatataaaaatggaCTAATATAAGCTTTCtggaccaaaaataaaattagtgtCATTTTTAGCTTTTAGATCATTTTGATCCGCAAGGATCAACAGCAAACAGCAAAATGGAAGaggcttgcaaaataataaaggCAACAATACCATTGGAAGAATATTAAAacccaacagaaaaaaaaataactgttgctTTTATATTTGTAGGAAATAAAGTTGACCAAATAAATagtgaataatttgtaattatataatagttgTGGTGGTGGTTACATCATATATCTCGGATTACAGTTCCATCCAGTGAGGCACACTTTCCCTGCCACTCCACATACAGTGGCTTTACTCTGCTCTGCATCCCCAATGTTACACAAAAATACTACCTTCTAAAAATGGTACcgctcaaataaatatgcatgtggatgtgacaaacaaacaaataaataaataaatacatttattaattcatttaaaaaaatcctctcCCTACATAAATGTAACTCACTGCgaattaatgcagcctccttaccTAGGATCCTGTATATTTTCACTTTGACAGTGTCTAGATGAAGAAAAATCTGATGAATGTTTGTacttgcactgcaaaaaaaataaaaattttttttttatatatatatatatatatatatatattcttacttgttactaatgtttttgtgttgttatttccGGTCAAAATATCTAAAGATTATTAAATCAAGATGTATTTTCTATATAAGAAAAATGACGAGTGAATTCCTGTGGAAAAAATCCtgtggattctcatgctaaacatggccaaagtttcaaaaaacaatttgtatGTATGATGGAGTATTTTTGTTAAACTCCTTCTGGTTTCGTACAAGTAGATAGTCTATCACCGTCGGTCGCTAAACATTTACATTGTATAACAGTTTTATGTATCTTTCCACAAACTCTAGTAGTGTTGTGACATTGacagtactgtgtatatatatataaattaatatatccttaataaattatttatttatttatttttactgaccAAGTGGCCAgcagcagacagtgagcctatgtttgatcaatatAGCCTTCTCAAATcctcacgacttgcctaaaataaaatctatagatataaaacagttcaaaaatgtttaaacgttaaacctagatacTGTcgatgtgcgctatatccaatagtttgtgcagagagtgAAGGCTAAAGTGCGCTCTGCAGGACATGAAGACGCCAgcgcaatcacttgcattttttcagtggatacaccgtaatttttgctcataaagataagagtaatacatcattcataactgtaaagggtttacttttatttgtgcgcactcacaatatcaacaaaatgttgtgcttttatcaaataaagaaaacaaacatgatgcgctttctgccgtctcatcTTGAACAGGAGCACTTCAccaaaatgaaccgaaactcagcgaatacatgccacacagacatgataaatatatctatagaaagcttaaaatggctacttaatgaaataaaacaaatcaaaaacaaaacctctttcattataatcataatccgtaaagatgcacttctttCTAAAGACGCGTCTGATAAGGAggtggcgagtcaggatcggcaacttcatctttgcgacaccgactcagaaaacactatttattagtaaataattcaaatttctCCTTCCTGTTTTCCCCTCACaaatttatggtaattacttttgctgatgctttgcggcaagcttaagcctattgtgTGCATTTGAACGCTGAACTtttcagctgcgctgctgctgtgGGACACTAAACACCCTCGGGTCGCTCTTGACAGTCGTGGTAGCACGGTCTCGTGATGTTTCCACCAGCGTGGCCTTTTTTTCATCAcaaattgatggatgtctaaaatataaaaataaagagaagtctaaaacaggcccgaggccccgcctgcgtctgaactatgacgtgaaaagtGGCCTGTAGCCCGGTCCGTGGGATGTAAAAAAGTTGgggtgaaatgcagggctctagaccaGCATTCTTATACACAgagtcttatactgtctatcagctatgactattttagtctttcaaaaggacaaaacaggtggaaaaacagtaataaaaattagacataaacacataaaatgcaGGCCAGGAGCGAGGCCCTCTAGAGGCGCGAGGCCCTGTGCGGTCgcacacttggcacagcccttgcGACGGTACtaggcgtaaccgtagcaaaagttatgcattttaaaatgaaaatactaaTTTTCCTTATGTGGTACCCTCAGAAAATTGTGGTACATAACAAATcccattaaatttttttgtatatttctcttTTTAGATTCCGATTTCTAAAATAAACCATAAAGCTGTGATAATTAGTAAAATAGATTTGACCAATCatctaaataaatttataataatttaaattgaaaaacaaaacaaaaaaaatgttgctttagtagttattaataatatcacTTAGGGCCTTTAAATATACATTGCAATATATGCAACACAGTGCTATTGTAAAcacatattatttcatttaaacactTGATATACTCACCGCagacaaaaacaatgaatttCTTGAATATGGTGTGTCTGCTGCCGGTGATATCGAGGTGATAGAGTCCAGAGTGTGCAGCTGCAATCtttctgatggtcagagatccagtttcaTCATCCAGCTCCAGTCTGCCTCTGAATCTTCCATTAGCACCATCAAATGTAGAGGATGATGAagctgttttgttgatttttgctaTGACATGGTCTTCATGTTCAAATCTCCATTGAACCAGATCATCTCCTTCTAATTTAGTAAGACCAGATCCCAGAGTGACAAAAACTCCCTCCTTCACTTGCACTCTGTTCAGTTCATCTGTATCAGGATAAAACATACATGAAGAACATTCATGAAGAGATtcacatatattattaataataaaattcctATACAAAGGTCTTATCTGTTCCaaacacagaatatttttttttttttgccctgacaTTTTggtgtaaacattttaatttcaaagtatttaaaTTCTTTACAGTGCTGATTTGATTATGaccattattacatttaaaaagtgaacCAACTCACCACTGACAATAACATTGAATGACTTGTGTGTGGTGTAGCTGCTCTTCTTGAAATCAACTTCATAAAGTCCAGAAGAGCTGTTTCTGATGTTACTGATGATGATATCTCCAGTCTGCAGATTCAGGTGCAGTCTGCTTCTGAATATCCCATCAGCACTATTATCATATGTAGAGAAGATGTGTTCGTCTTTCTTAATTTTAGCAATAACATCTTTATCTCTAAATCTCCATAGTATCTCATCATCTTTCTGTATTTTAGGAACACCAGTGTGTAggacatatttttgtgttttttggactGAAGTGTGTGTGACTCAATGGTTTCGAGGATCAGACACAGCTGAAGAACAAACACAAAGTTTTTCAGTCAGTTATCACTTTCATAACACTGTCCTTAAAAAGATTTACAGAATATCACCGGATCTTGCATCAGGTGACTTTCTGCagtctgaatttaatttattcagtctgtttacattttgtaaatgtttaaagacAATCTATAAATGACAGAGTGCTGATTGTTCAGTGAGTAAGAATTATGTAAATAacatcattgcatgtaaaaactGAAACACTCACCAGTGATGTTGAATATCTTTGAGGATGATTCTGTGCTAGTAATCTTTAGTTTATATTCTCCAGTGTCTgtgtttctaatatttttaattttgagatcTCCACTCTGGTTGTCCAGCTCCAGTCTGTTTCTGAACGCTCCATAATAAGTAACCTTTTTTGAGACCTTATTAGACTCACTATTGACTCTAGCAATGAGAAATCCTTGAAACCTCCACTCGATCACATCATGTACATCAGTAACCTCAGAgcgtagagtgacagaatctccctccatcactgacactgacaccACTGCATCtacatcaccaaacacacctggagaACAAACCGatatagtaattaaaatataataagagATTATTAAGTCTTACAAATAAAGCACATGTGAATTGCTGTATAAAAATATAGCCTGCAGCAACTGTCATGAATCTAGCTTCTGTGGTTCCTCCCACTTGCCAGCAGAGGGCTTCCTCATCTGAGTATTGACTTTATTATCCTGGAACCTATTTCCCATGATCCCTGTACCTCAAACTGAGTTACACATTCACCTGTTCTCTATTCCCTGtgctatttaaaggggtcatatgatgcgatttaaaattttccttactctttggagtgttacaaactcttggtgcataaagaagatctgtaaagttgcaaagactaaagtctcaaatccaaagagacattctttatcaaagttaagactctgccacgccctaaaacgccttgtttaaacacgcccccacatgtctacgtcactatgtggaaatatttgcataatgccgcccaaatgtacacgcaaagaaagaaggcatggtttcagtaaccgcagtttgTGTtaaagcagtcatgtcagggagatgctgtgtgtttctaggataaagcaaaagcactttatatggccttccgaaagtatgcatttaggaatctttaagattacttataACAGAACATTGCagaatgcattttatggacgaccgtttcgtgaacctacactgtaaaaaattgtgccGTTAAATAACAGTACTTTACTGGCAGCAGGGGTGCCAGTGaagtactgttaatttacagcttTCAACCTTTAATTTAcaactcttaattttttttttacagtgtgtggcGAGGGGGGCATGGGAAGGCGGAAAGCTGCAGCGGGAGAAAGCGTGTGGGGACGTGAGGTAATAAGGAGGtcaaatgattaatgattaacACCTGTTTTTAATTCCAGTGATTGGGGGAGAGAGGAGTTATAAGCGCCCTGTAGACCAGGATTGGGAGAGGGAAGCTGACTCGTTGAATGTGAACGTGCAGAGAGTGCGTGTCTGTGGGCAAAGGCAGAGAGCCGAGCCACagtttactttagtttatttttgtttattctgaGTTAAATAAAGCGCCTTGTTCACCACCCCTGACTTCCTTGTCTTTATCTAATGAACTGTATTACACTGGTGCTGAAACCCGGGACAAGGAAGCCGACTCGCTGCCATGCAGCCAGCTGCAGCAATGCCACTTGCGGAGCTTGTGAAGTCGCTCGCCGGGCTTCACCAAACACAACACCAGGCACTGATGGACCTCAAACTGGAGCAGGAGGATCGGTTCCAGCTGTTGGTCCAGGCGCAGGAGGAAGACTGGCGAGTCTTCCGGAGCTGGTTTGGCTGGGAGGACGCCCCAGTAGCAACCTCCTCCTTCGCTCACGTCCCGCTGATGAAGATGGGTCCACAAGACGATCCAGAGGCGTTTGTGGATCTCTTTGAGAGAACAGCGGAGGCGTGTGGGTGGGCGTGCACCCAGTGGCCGGTCCGCCTCATTCCGCTGCTAACTGGGGAGGCACAGGTGGCAGCCCAACAGCTGCCTGTGGCGAACCTCCTAGCCTATGACGACCTGAAACGGGCCATCCTTCAGCGAGTCGGCCGTACCCCTGAACAACATTGGCAACGCTTCCGGTCAAGGGAGCTGGGGGACAGTGGCCAGCCATTCGTGATGGCCCAACAGCTCCGAGATGCTTGCGGCAGGTGGTTGTTGGCGGAGGAATGCGACGTCGAGGGAGTGGTCGATCTGGTGGTACTGGAACAGTTCATCGCTCGGCTACCGCGGGGGAACAGCCGGTGGGTCCGGTGCCACCGCCCGACGTCGCTGACGCAGGCTGTCCAGCTGGCGGAAGACCATCTGGTGGCGTGCCCGGGGGGTGGCGAGCCCCTTtctagcctctctctctctcccctctccttCCCTTTCCCCTCCCTCTCACCCTATTCCTGCTCCCATGACCCGAATTACATGCCCCCACGAGCCCCACAGCGGGGTGGGGCCTTCCAGGGGAACAGGTCAGGGACACGTTGATCTGGGTCCCCGACCACCTGGCGGCTGCCCCCAATCAAGCTGGACTGTACCAAATACCTGTGAGTATCAAGGGGGGTACATATCAGGCTTTGATGGATTCGGGCTGTAACCAAACCTCCATTCATCAAAGCCTAATGCAGCAGAGGGCATTGGATACAAGCCGCAAGGTTAAGGTGAGGTGTGTACACGGGGATGTGGTGGTCTACCCTTTAGTGTCTGTTAGTATTCAATTTCGGGGGAAAACGCATAGGGTGAAGGTGACGGTTAATTCCCACCTTAGGCATCCGCTGATTTTGGGGACAGATTGGCCAACATTTACGCAGTTATTGGGGGTTCAGTGTGCGGATGCTTCTTGGGAGACAGGGCAAGGAAACGGAGAAGAGGTGACGCAGGCTGG
Protein-coding sequences here:
- the LOC109089312 gene encoding neurotrophin receptor-interacting factor homolog, whose amino-acid sequence is MQPAAAMPLAELVKSLAGLHQTQHQALMDLKLEQEDRFQLLVQAQEEDWRVFRSWFGWEDAPVATSSFAHVPLMKMGPQDDPEAFVDLFERTAEACGWACTQWPVRLIPLLTGEAQVAAQQLPVANLLAYDDLKRAILQRVGRTPEQHWQRFRSRELGDSGQPFVMAQQLRDACGRWLLAEECDVEGVVDLVVLEQFIARLPRGNSRWVRCHRPTSLTQAVQLAEDHLVACPGGGEPLSSLSLSPLSFPFPSLSPYSCSHDPNYMPPRAPQRGGAFQGNRSGTR
- the LOC122141447 gene encoding uncharacterized protein LOC122141447, producing the protein YVLHTGVPKIQKDDEILWRFRDKDVIAKIKKDEHIFSTYDNSADGIFRSRLHLNLQTGDIIISNIRNSSSGLYEVDFKKSSYTTHKSFNVIVSDELNRVQVKEGVFVTLGSGLTKLEGDDLVQWRFEHEDHVIAKINKTASSSSTFDGANGRFRGRLELDDETGSLTIRKIAAAHSGLYHLDITGSRHTIFKKFIVFVCDSGLPPATVAGIVVGVGVFLLVGAAAFYYYHRRYKMASIT